In one Juglans regia cultivar Chandler chromosome 11, Walnut 2.0, whole genome shotgun sequence genomic region, the following are encoded:
- the LOC108993508 gene encoding bZIP transcription factor 11-like has product MDSSSTGAASSGSSALHNSGSEGDDLQHVMDQRKRKRMLSNRESARRSRQRKQKHLDDLMAQVCQLTKENHQILTSMNMTSQVYLNIEAENSILKAQMAELSQRLESLNEIVNYLNSSTNGLFETQQDHDIQTHDDNSFMHPWSSIYLNHPAIMASADVFMY; this is encoded by the coding sequence ATGGATTCTTCTAGTACTGGAGCTGCTTCTTCAGGGTCCAGCGCACTTCACAACTCAGGGTCTGAGGGCGACGATCTGCAGCATGTTATGGATCAAAGAAAGCGGAAAAGGATGCTGTCAAATCGTGAATCGGCGCGCCGATCAAGACAGCGCAAACAGAAGCACCTGGATGATTTGATGGCTCAGGTGTGCCAGCTCACGAAGGAGAATCATCAAATCCTCACGAGCATGAACATGACCTCTCAGGTGTACCTGAATATTGAGGCTGAGAACTCAATTCTGAAAGCTCAGATGGCTGAGCTCAGCCAGAGGCTAGAATCTCTTAACGAGATCGTCAATTATCTGAACTCCAGCACAAATGGTCTTTTTGAGACACAACAAGATCATGACATTCAGACCCATGATGATAATAGCTTCATGCACCCATGGAGTTCTATCTATCTGAACCATCCGGCCATTATGGCATCTGCAGATGTATTTATGTACTGA